A stretch of Primulina tabacum isolate GXHZ01 chromosome 13, ASM2559414v2, whole genome shotgun sequence DNA encodes these proteins:
- the LOC142522814 gene encoding calcium uniporter protein 3, mitochondrial-like, protein MAFSRKLVQGQLNVSRTSSRVLTSCCVFPSCTEKASFNRKQMPEKAQKASLDPGDDGISKRYLHHLRVATDPEHRFHHQGEKMLDNIREMDIPGQRVRYDGLWRRSTQVSPQGRLTGTAADVRKILRISQLEMVKSRLRKIEKGRVSHMEFLQICVNECLNVDQGLEFAKKLDESGSVIIIGNTVFLRPEQLVKAIQGLVHLPSADKCCPDSRTKELQKMEKQKATIDKNAESRVRNELWCGLGYLIIQTAVFMRLTFWDLTWDVMEPICFYVASVDAIGCYAFFLRTSKEPSFEGFFQSRFRTKQKRLMRVQNFDVERYNELKKGFFSY, encoded by the exons ATGGCGTTCAGCAGAAAATTAGTTCAAGGTCAGTTAAACGTATCAAGAACCAGCAGCCGTGTTTTAACAAGCTGCTGTGTTTTCCCATCATGCACGGAAAAGGCGTCGTTTAATCGTAAGCAGATGCCAGAGAAAGCCCAGAAGGCCTCTCTCGACCCCGGAGATGATGGTATATCTAAGCGATACCTCCACCACCTCAGGGTGGCGACCGACCCAGAACACCGGTTTCATCACCAAGGAGAAAAGATGCTGGACAATATTCGAGAGATGGACATTCCAGGACAAAGGGTCCGCTATGATGGGTTATGGCGGCGGTCGACGCAAGTGTCGCCCCAGGGGAGACTTACAGGCACAGCGGCTGATGTAAGGAAGATTCTTCGAATTTCACAGCTTGAAATGGTGAAATCGAGGCTGAGGAAGATTGAGAAAGGTCGTGTTTCTCACATGGAGTTCTTGCAGATCTGTGTAAATGAATGTTTGAATGTTGATCAAGGGTTGGAGTTTGCAAAAAAGCTTGATGAATCAGGGAGTGTTATTATTATTGGGAACACAGTATTCCTCAGGCCTGAACAG CTTGTAAAAGCAATCCAGGGCCTAGTCCATCTGCCCTCAGCTGACAAGTGCTGTCCTGATTCAAGAACAAAAGAACTCCAAAAAATGGAGAAACAGAAGGCAACCATAGACAAGAATGCAGAATCACGGGTTCGTAACGAGCTGTGGTGCGGATTAGGTTATCTAATTATCCAAACAGCGGTTTTCATGAGGTTAACATTCTGGGATCTTACATGGGATGTAATGGAACCTATCTGTTTCTATGTAGCATCCGTTGACGCCATCGGTTGCTATGCGTTCTTCCTCAGAACGTCCAAAGAGCCTTCGTTCGAAGGGTTCTTCCAGAGCCGGTTTAGAACGAAACAGAAACGGTTGATGCGGGTTCAGAATTTTGATGTGGAGAGGTACAATGAGCTGAAGAAAGGGTTCTTTTCTTATTAA
- the LOC142522118 gene encoding transcription factor DICHOTOMA-like — MFSKNTYLQLPRVSSSLQSRASTSVVDLNDAELLLHQHHHDILSGHLVATNAPFLEASTFYNQDVIGGINEDPNSTMANTFQAKQTVKKDRHSKIVTSQGPRDRRVRLSIGMARKFFDLQEMLGFDKPSKTLEWLLTKSKAAIKELVQMKKSDATTCTNKCISSPSECEIIELENGNYLDADSNGNFVLANTYRCIRAKDPQQDVLNLAKESRAKARARARERTREKMCMKKLTESRNMAHDLNPSIPIQARNSFSEVCKLPPSNTEPSLHFPLANTAAATEDLIQESLVIRRMLKNNSIYGFQQNVNQNWDISSLTAQSNLYDILDQHRFINRYLFFLELSNSNYDTYQMESDLCFSLSIALQTCRKPMEVATN; from the coding sequence ATGTTTAGCAAGAACACATACCTGCAGCTTCCGCGTGTTTCATCTTCTCTTCAATCTCGCGCCTCTACTTCTGTCGTTGACCTAAATGACGCTGAACTCTTGCTTCATCAGCATCACCATGACATTCTTTCGGGCCACTTAGTAGCTACAAATGCTCCGTTCCTTGAAGCTTCTACCTTTTATAACCAAGATGTAATTGGTGGGATAAATGAAGACCCTAATTCTACCATGGCTAACACGTTTCAAGCAAAGCAAACAGTGAAGAAAGATCGGCACAGTAAAATAGTGACATCTCAAGGGCCAAGGGATCGGAGAGTCAGGCTGTCTATAGGCATGGCAAGAAAGTTCTTTGATCTTCAAGAAATGCTAGGCTTTGACAAGCCAAGTAAAACCCTTGAATGGCTGCTTACAAAATCCAAAGCAGCCATTAAGGAGCTGGTGCAGATGAAGAAAAGTGATGCCACTACTTGCACTAATAAGTGCATTTCTTCTCCTTCAGAGTGCGAGATAATAGAGCTGGAAAATGGGAACTACTTAGATGCAGATTCTAATGGGAACTTTGTCCTGGCAAATACTTACAGATGTATAAGAGCAAAAGATCCACAACAGGATGTATTGAACCTTGCCAAAGAATCGAGGGCAAAGGCGAGAGCAAGGGCTAGGGAAAGAACGAGAGAGAAAATGTGCATGAAGAAGCTTACTGAATCTAGAAACATGGCTCATGACTTGAACCCTTCAATCCCAATTCAGGCTAGAAACAGTTTTTCGGAAGTTTGCAAATTACCGCCTTCTAATACTGAGCCTAGCCTCCATTTTCCATTAGCTAATACAGCTGCTGCAACTGAAGACCTAATTCAGGAATCCCTTGTCATCAGAAGGATGTTGAAGAACAATTCAATTTACGGCTTTCAGCAAAATGTAAATCAGAATTGGGATATAAGCAGCTTAACAGCACAATCCAACCTATATGACATTTTGGATCAGCACAGGTTCATCAACAGGTACTTATTTTTTCTTGAACTGTCAAATTCTAATTATGATACATATCAGATGGAAAGTGATCTTTGTTTCTCTTTGTCTATAGCTCTTCAAACATGTAGAAAACCAATGGAGGTTGCAACCAATTAA